In one Leptospiraceae bacterium genomic region, the following are encoded:
- a CDS encoding STAS domain-containing protein yields the protein MKLTTKNNIHVFRLEGSILQDEGEKLDLYFSELLGHAENQIVVDMTEANHICSMVLGQLVFYKKKVNALGGDIKLIITDEDLLELFDITLLNRVFEIYSNMDEAQSSFENQ from the coding sequence ATGAAACTAACAACAAAAAATAACATTCACGTATTTAGACTGGAAGGTTCGATCCTGCAGGATGAAGGTGAGAAGCTCGATCTTTACTTCAGTGAGCTTTTAGGCCATGCCGAAAACCAAATAGTTGTAGATATGACAGAAGCCAATCATATCTGCTCTATGGTGCTGGGTCAACTTGTGTTTTACAAGAAGAAAGTTAATGCGCTTGGAGGAGACATAAAGCTTATCATAACTGATGAAGACCTCCTTGAGCTTTTTGATATTACACTTCTAAACAGGGTGTTTGAAATCTATTCCAATATGGATGAGGCTCAATCCTCCTTTGAAAACCAATAG
- a CDS encoding diaminopimelate epimerase has protein sequence MRKIRFTKMHGIGNDYVYIDATKEDIRLTEKEIQFLSNRNFGIGSDGVIFIRPSKDGDFMMDMYNSDGSSSEMCGNGVRCVGKFVYDKGLTSKTRPIIETGKGLLELDMELDDTGKVSMVKVNMGEPILKPELVPLKMSGDKPIINQELEISGYKLKFTAVSMGNPHAVVFVEDSDSFPVNELGPQIENHPLFPRRVNVEFVTKLGGNHFYQRTWERGAGETLACGTGACAVGVASNLLGKADKKVRIDLKGGTLWIEWADTGEVFMTGPAETVFEGEIDLP, from the coding sequence TTGAGAAAAATTCGTTTCACCAAAATGCATGGGATCGGGAATGATTATGTCTATATTGATGCTACCAAAGAAGACATAAGACTTACAGAAAAGGAAATTCAATTTCTATCAAATCGGAATTTTGGAATCGGGAGTGATGGAGTCATTTTTATTCGACCTTCAAAAGATGGTGATTTCATGATGGACATGTACAATTCGGACGGCTCCTCTTCGGAAATGTGCGGAAACGGAGTTCGTTGTGTAGGAAAATTTGTATATGATAAAGGTTTAACTTCCAAAACTCGTCCTATTATAGAGACAGGCAAAGGTTTATTAGAGCTGGACATGGAATTAGATGATACAGGAAAGGTATCCATGGTAAAGGTAAATATGGGAGAACCCATTTTAAAACCGGAGCTGGTTCCCCTAAAAATGTCAGGTGATAAACCTATCATCAATCAAGAGCTGGAGATTTCCGGATATAAGTTGAAATTTACAGCCGTTAGCATGGGAAATCCTCATGCAGTTGTTTTTGTGGAGGATTCAGATTCTTTTCCGGTTAATGAGCTGGGTCCTCAAATTGAAAATCACCCATTATTTCCGAGACGGGTTAATGTAGAGTTTGTAACGAAACTGGGAGGTAATCACTTTTATCAAAGGACCTGGGAAAGAGGTGCCGGTGAAACCCTTGCCTGCGGTACAGGAGCCTGTGCGGTCGGAGTAGCGTCTAATCTTTTAGGGAAAGCAGATAAAAAAGTTAGAATTGATTTAAAAGGTGGAACCTTATGGATAGAATGGGCCGATACCGGGGAAGTTTTTATGACCGGTCCCGCTGAAACTGTTTTTGAGGGGGAAATTGATTTACCTTAA
- the rdgB gene encoding RdgB/HAM1 family non-canonical purine NTP pyrophosphatase: MRLNPPLKTNRKVIALASNNQKKIKELKEILLAFSISVKTPGELDIDFEVEETGSTFEENAALKSEELCRLTSLPSVADDSGLCVEALNGEPGLFSARYGKQGMNDRERTQFLLDNMRGKVNRNAYYYCAIAFSLPGKQTLFFKGRCDGIITEDYDEIGQYGFGYDPIFYFPPLQERFSRVLPEVKHQYSHRGLALSEFKSYLEGNNTSLATDIDFS; encoded by the coding sequence ATGAGGCTCAATCCTCCTTTGAAAACCAATAGAAAAGTCATTGCTCTTGCCAGCAATAATCAGAAGAAAATTAAAGAGCTAAAAGAAATCCTTTTAGCTTTTTCTATTTCCGTTAAAACACCCGGTGAATTGGATATTGATTTTGAAGTCGAAGAAACCGGTAGTACTTTTGAAGAAAACGCAGCTTTAAAATCAGAAGAACTCTGCCGTTTAACGTCTCTTCCTTCTGTTGCTGATGATTCCGGTCTTTGTGTTGAGGCTTTGAATGGCGAACCGGGACTTTTTTCAGCTCGTTATGGAAAACAGGGGATGAATGACAGAGAAAGAACACAATTTCTTCTGGATAATATGAGAGGGAAGGTAAATCGAAATGCTTATTACTATTGTGCAATTGCCTTTAGTCTTCCGGGAAAACAGACCCTCTTTTTTAAAGGCCGTTGTGATGGAATTATCACAGAAGATTATGATGAGATAGGCCAATATGGTTTTGGATATGATCCTATTTTTTACTTTCCCCCCTTACAGGAACGCTTTTCTCGTGTATTACCCGAGGTAAAACATCAGTATTCCCACAGAGGGCTCGCCCTTTCTGAATTTAAATCTTATTTAGAAGGGAATAATACTTCTTTGGCTACAGATATAGATTTCAGCTGA
- a CDS encoding DUF3347 domain-containing protein has translation MRYLIFLFFLFSFFYQCEKPNREVKVLSQDSRTTLLQIFTENEKVNEQLFKSDTILPDVSSILEIVTEAKNKVKEPGVLAYLGKMEENLKGLDNTKREEYLKSFSDFSINLAELNKMYGVASDYNRFFCPMVMKTWVKKGKEIKNPYASDMRNCGEIVK, from the coding sequence TTGAGGTATTTAATTTTTCTATTTTTTCTTTTTTCATTTTTTTATCAGTGTGAAAAACCAAACAGAGAGGTAAAAGTCCTTTCACAGGATTCAAGAACAACCCTGCTTCAAATATTTACTGAAAATGAAAAAGTAAATGAACAGCTTTTTAAGAGTGATACTATTCTTCCTGATGTAAGTAGTATCTTAGAAATAGTTACAGAAGCCAAAAATAAAGTAAAAGAGCCCGGAGTGCTCGCCTATCTCGGAAAAATGGAAGAAAATTTAAAAGGGCTTGATAATACGAAAAGAGAAGAATACCTTAAATCTTTCTCAGATTTTTCGATTAATCTGGCTGAGCTAAATAAAATGTATGGAGTAGCATCTGATTATAATCGCTTCTTTTGTCCTATGGTAATGAAAACCTGGGTAAAAAAAGGCAAAGAAATTAAGAATCCGTATGCCTCTGACATGAGAAATTGTGGTGAAATTGTAAAATAG
- a CDS encoding (2Fe-2S) ferredoxin domain-containing protein, which produces MSQYYEKHIFVCENVREDGKRVSCGSQASAEIRAYLKEQTKKKAPGRKIRINASGCLDRCELGPLLVSYPEGRWFRLKTREDVDRFIESYILDSSQNIEFEI; this is translated from the coding sequence TTGTGAGAATGTAAGGGAAGATGGAAAAAGAGTATCCTGCGGCTCCCAGGCATCTGCTGAAATCAGGGCATACTTAAAAGAGCAAACAAAGAAAAAAGCTCCCGGTAGAAAAATCCGGATCAATGCCAGTGGCTGTTTGGACCGCTGCGAATTGGGTCCTTTACTGGTCTCTTATCCCGAAGGAAGATGGTTTCGTCTGAAGACCAGGGAGGACGTAGATCGATTTATTGAATCTTATATTTTAGATTCTTCCCAAAATATAGAATTTGAAATTTAG